One genomic window of Meles meles chromosome 3, mMelMel3.1 paternal haplotype, whole genome shotgun sequence includes the following:
- the NUDCD2 gene encoding nudC domain-containing protein 2 isoform X1, whose product MSAPFEERSGVVPCGTPWGQWYQTLEEVFIEVQVPPGTRAQDIQCGLQSRHVALAVGGREILKGKLFDSTIADEGTWTLEDRKMVRIVLTKTKRDAANCWTSLLESEYAADPWVQDQMQRKLTLERFQKENPGFDFSGAEISGNYTKGGPDFSNLEK is encoded by the exons ATGTCGGCCCCGTTTGAGGAGCGCAGTGGGGTGGTTCCGTGCGGGACGCCGTGGGGCCAGTGGTACCAGACCTTGGAGGAGGTGTTCATTGAAGTTCAGGTGCCGCCTGGCACTCGCGCCCAGGATATCCAGTGCGGCCTGCAGAGCCGGCATGTGGCGCTGGCCGTGGGTGGTCGCGAGATCCTCAAG ggcaAGCTCTTTGATTCAACAATAGCTGATGAGGGAACATGGACTTTGG aggaCAGAAAAATGGTCCGTATTGTTCttacaaagacaaagagagatgCAGCAAATTGTTGGACTTCTCTTCTAGAATCTGAATATGCAGCTGATCCTTGGGTGCAAGACCAAATGCAGAGAAAACTTACATTAGAGAGATTCCAGAAGGAA aATCCTGGTTTTGACTTCAGTGGAGCAGAAATCTCAGGAAACTACACTAAAGGTGGACCAGATTTCtcaaatcttgaaaaataa
- the NUDCD2 gene encoding nudC domain-containing protein 2 isoform X2, translating into MSAPFEERSGVVPCGTPWGQWYQTLEEVFIEVQVPPGTRAQDIQCGLQSRHVALAVGGREILKGKLFDSTIADEGTWTLESEYAADPWVQDQMQRKLTLERFQKENPGFDFSGAEISGNYTKGGPDFSNLEK; encoded by the exons ATGTCGGCCCCGTTTGAGGAGCGCAGTGGGGTGGTTCCGTGCGGGACGCCGTGGGGCCAGTGGTACCAGACCTTGGAGGAGGTGTTCATTGAAGTTCAGGTGCCGCCTGGCACTCGCGCCCAGGATATCCAGTGCGGCCTGCAGAGCCGGCATGTGGCGCTGGCCGTGGGTGGTCGCGAGATCCTCAAG ggcaAGCTCTTTGATTCAACAATAGCTGATGAGGGAACATGGACTTTGG AATCTGAATATGCAGCTGATCCTTGGGTGCAAGACCAAATGCAGAGAAAACTTACATTAGAGAGATTCCAGAAGGAA aATCCTGGTTTTGACTTCAGTGGAGCAGAAATCTCAGGAAACTACACTAAAGGTGGACCAGATTTCtcaaatcttgaaaaataa